A genome region from Anaerolineales bacterium includes the following:
- a CDS encoding GNAT family N-acetyltransferase — translation MTARAISPIEIRLATPADSRLLAELGAQAFAHTFGPDNTPENLAAYLEGAFTPEIQAAELAEPTSLFLVAQVEGVPVGYARMREGVAPAAIRGAGPIEIARFYARPDWIGRGVGAALMRACLEQAGQRGCATLWLDVWERNHRARAFYARWGFRDVGAQPFQLGADLQTDVLMQRAVPQHDPQDPSPRSPGV, via the coding sequence ATCTCCCCGATCGAAATCCGTCTCGCAACGCCGGCCGACAGTAGGCTCCTTGCGGAATTGGGCGCACAGGCCTTCGCGCACACCTTTGGCCCTGACAACACGCCCGAGAATCTGGCTGCATATCTGGAGGGTGCCTTCACCCCGGAAATCCAGGCCGCAGAACTGGCTGAGCCGACCAGCCTGTTTCTGGTGGCGCAGGTCGAAGGCGTTCCGGTCGGGTACGCCCGCATGCGGGAGGGCGTGGCGCCGGCCGCCATCCGGGGGGCAGGTCCCATCGAGATCGCTCGGTTCTACGCCCGGCCGGACTGGATCGGTCGGGGGGTTGGCGCAGCCCTGATGCGGGCTTGCCTGGAGCAGGCGGGCCAAAGAGGATGCGCGACCCTGTGGCTCGATGTCTGGGAGCGAAACCACCGCGCCCGCGCCTTCTATGCCAGATGGGGATTCCGGGATGTGGGAGCTCAGCCATTCCAGCTGGGCGCTGACCTGCAGACTGATGTGCTGATGCAGCGAGCTGTCCCCCAGCACGACCCGCAAGACCCGTCACCGCGGTCACCCGGGGTGTGA